From the genome of Methanofollis sp. UBA420:
GTCATCCAGGCTGTTGCCGAGATGCACTCTTCCGACGACACGGCGATTGTACTGGAGCAGGTCGGGCGCATCGACAGGCTTGTGGACGACCTGGACCGGGGCTATATCGCGTCGGAGAAAGTGCGTGAATTCCTCAGAAAACACTACCAGTTCGGAAAAAAGGAATGAGGGACTCTGAAGATATCCTGTTCTTGCATGCTGGTTCCGGGGGGCTGCCGTTCGAAAACCTACGGTCACCGGCAAATCAAAGATCTGTCAGAACAGGAAAATCTTCGATTTTCCCGTATCTCTCAAGATCGCTTTGCTCACACTCCCCACCCCCTACCATCAGGATAGAGACGGGATGGCAATCCCTCTCAAATTTTCTGCCCTGTCTTCCCGGGATCAATCCTGAGTTGTGGGGTCCGGGGGCAACGAGAAGACAAAGTCTTCGAGGTCAGTCCCCCGGTGGAGAGTGAGGGGAAGGCGGTGGATCCGCGCTTACCCTCCGAGATCGGGGGGATAGGGGTACATGATCCGAGCAGGGGGGTTCTACAAAGCCGACTGAGGCCCCGTCAGAGGTCCCGGAGCATATTCCCGAACTGCGGGAGGAAGTCCTTCTTCCGTGACATCACGCCCGGAAGCCGCCTGGGCTGCTCCGTAATTCCCAGTTTTGCCAGGTGGCCCTCCTCTGCCGCGGCAAAGAGGTCGCTGCCGTTTTCGAAGACATTGGTGAAGAGGGCGAGGAAAAAGTCGCTCCCTGTTTCTTGGCGGAGGGCGTTGACCTTCTCCTTGATCTCGTCAGCATGCACGGTGCTGAACTCGAAGGAGGGGACGGTCACCTGCGCGATGACCACCTTCTTCTCAAAGAGGTTGTAGTGCTTGGTATCCCTGAGGAGGAGGTCGTGGAGGGGGACGTTTTCCAGTTCTATCCCCCGCTGGACAAGTTCCATGCCATAGGCCGCCGGGTCCACGCCCGCGATGCCGGCCAGGTAGTCCACGACTTTTTCGTCCTCAGGGGTCGTCGTCGACATCTTCAGGGCGAGGGTGTCGGAGAGGACGCCCGAGAGCAGCAGGCCTGCCGTCTGCTCTGTCGGTTCGACCCCCTTTTCGATGAACATCCTGGTGATAATCGTCGAGGTCGACCCCACGGGATCATTCAGGAATTTGATGGGTTTCAGGGTGGTGATTGCCCCGAGGCGATGGTGGTCGATGATCTCCAGCACGTCGGCCTTCTCGATGCCGTCCACCGCCTGCGAGAACTCGTTATGGTCGACAAGGATCACCGACTTGCGGATGTCGTCGACGAAGGTGTTGCGCGAGATCATGCCAAGCAGGCGGTTGTCGTTTTCGACCACGCAGGCCGTCCTGTACTTGGAGTTCGAGACGACGTCCTTCACATATTCGAGGGGGTCGGCCATGCTCACCCGCGGCACGTCGGTCGCCATCACCATACCTGCCGGCAGGGAGAGATTAATCATCTTGCCGACACCGAAGGCATCGAGGGCGGTCGAGAGGACGGCGACGTTCCGCGTCTTTGCGGCATTGATGACGCGCTCGCCGACCGGCGAATTGTCGGCGAGGATGAGAGCGGCGATCCCGGCCGAGATCAGGGCGAGCTGGGCCGGTTCGTTGTCCCCGACTATGGCGACGTCACAGGGCGAGAGCCGCGAGAGGGAGACATGGAGGGCGTCTATCGCCATGTACACCCTCCCTTCCAGGAGGTCCGGGCCGGGCACGAGGATCTGGGCGCTCAGGATCTTTGCTAGGGTCTGGAGTTTGATCGGCGTGATGGCAAGTTGTTCGATCTTCGTCCGGGTCACATAGGCGCGGGCCAGGCCGTGCTCGCTCATAAGGCCGAGGAGGATGCCGTTGTCGTCGACGATCGGCATGTTGCGCACGCCGTGTTCGTCCATCATGGCGACGACCTCGATCGTCGGAATGTCGGCATGGGCGCTGATCGGATAGGTGAAGGGCAGGTCGGAGACATTGGGCTCGACGCTCTCGATCAGGGCCGGCGCTTCGGTGCCGAACTTTTCAAGGACAAAACCCGTCTCGGGATTGACTTCGCCGCACCGCGCAGGGACATACTTCCCTGCCTCCTCACGGTTCAGGAGTTCGGCATAACCTATGGCGCTGCAGATACTGTCGGTATCAGGGTGCCTGTGCCCGATCACATAGACCTTGTTCATGATCATCCCCCGCAAAGAGTGCGGATAGTGTCTTTATCTGTACGTCCCGCCTCTTTATCTCCTTGCCCCCGACACCCCCGGAGCACAACGCACGCCCGGGCAGAAAAACACAAAAGATAAAGGTGGCTCTGCGGAGTGAACGGTCCTGTGGTGCCGCGTCGGAAGAGGGGAGTGATGGCAACCCCCTCAAGATCTCCCTCTCTCTTTTCCCCGGACCAATCCTGAGCGGGGACGACCGAAGAGAGTCGAGAAAATCTGTGACGCTGTCTGGGGGCTTGCCTCCGGGGGAGAGTTTGGGATAGGCGGTGGATTGGTGTTCTCCACCAGAGGCCTACCTCACTTCTTCAGGGCAAGGCCTGCCGAGAAGGCCTTTGCGATCTCCGGGCCGACGGCATGGTACGCACGGCCCGCGGAGTCGTAGACAAAAGGCATGACCTTTGTGAGGTCAGGCACGCCGTCGGGCCCGAGCACCGACTCGTCCACCTTGACATCCAGGATCTCGCCGATGAACTGGGTATGGACGCCGACTTCCATGCTCCCGGTGAGCCTGCACTCAAGGACGACCGGGAACTCAGCGACATAGGGCGCATCGACGAGGTCGCTCCTGACCGCGGTCAGTCCGGCCGTTGCGATCTTGTCGGCGTGCCTCCCCGACTCGATCCCGAAGTAGTCTGCCGCGGCGACATGGCCGGCAGACGGGATGCAGACGGTAAACGCCTTCTGCTGCTGGATGTTCTCGTAGGTCTTCCGCACTTTCTGGATCGAGACAGCCACTGACGGGGGGTTGGACGAGCAGATCCCTCCCCATGCCGCGGTCATGGCGTCGGGGTTGCCGTCGGCATCATAGGTGCAGACGATCATTACAGGATGAGGATAAAGAAGCGGCCGCGCGCCGCAGGATCTCTTCATGCCCACAGAATAGACGCCGTACCTGAAGTCTGTTGCGCCTGGACCCTGCAACCCCCGGCATCGTCAGGGCGGCCTGTTCCCCGAGCAAGACTGGATACTCTCGATTTGGGCGTGAACTGCCCGAGAAACGACTTTTTGCCCCGGGAACCCGACGGCGGGAAGATTCTTATTATCTCGCACCCTATTATTCAGGTCATCTCAGGACCCGGCATGGCAGCAGATAAACAGGAATACACCCCTTCTGACGAGGAAAACCAGGAATCGATCGAACAGGAGATCGCGGACCTGATTCTCTCCCTCAAAGACCCGAACATTACGGTCAGGTGGGAGGCGATCGGGACTCTGGTCGATATCGGAGCCCGGGCTGTCCCGCAGATCTGTGAGGCCATGAAAGACGAGAATAAATTCGTGCGCTGGGGTGCTGCCGAGGCTCTGGGACGTATTGGTGACGACCGAGGAGTCAGGCCCCTGATCACCGCGTTAAAGGACAGGGACAAGGATGTCAGGTGGAAGGCGGCGATCAGTCTCGGCGGCATGCAGGCACAGGAGGCCGTCTGCCCCCTGATCCAGACCCTACACGACGATGACCCCGACGTCAGGTGGGGCGCCGCCACCGCCCTCGGCGAGATCGGCGATCACCGTGCCGTTGAATATCTCCTCGACGCCCTGAAGGACAGGCGGGACAGGGACGGGCGGGACGGCGCCATCTTCGCGCTCGGTGAACTCCATGACCCGCGAGCCGTGGCCCCCCTCATCGATGCCCTTGAAGACCGCAACTACGAGATCAGATTCGAGGCCGCGAAGGCCCTCGGCAAGATCGGAGACCAGAGAGCAGAAAGGCCGCTGATCAACCGTATCAAAGATGAAAACTGGGAGGTGCGCCTTGTCGCCGCCGAAGCGCTGGTCAGGGTCGGCGGGCAGGACACGACCGACGTCCTCCTGCCCCTCCTCACCGACGACGCCCCCGACGTCCGCCGGACCGCCATCGAGATCCTCGGCGAGATCGGGGGCTCCGCGGCCGTCGGTCCTCTTGTCGCCGTCCTCAGGCATGACGAAAATTGCCGCTACGAAGCCGCGGAGGCCCTCGGAAAGATCGGAGACCCCGGTGCCTTCGAGCCACTTCAGAAGATCTATGAGTTCTGCGACCCCTATGTCAGGGTCGCCGTCCTCAACGCGATGTCCGTGATCCTCTTAAAAATGAAAAGTAAAACGAACGCCGGCCAGGTCAACGGACAATAAGGACCGGAGTCTCGATCTCTCCTGCAATATCGCTGAGGGTACCGCCAAGAGAGGGTTTCGCACTCCTGCCATGGGCTCCCATGACCACAAGCGAGTACCCGCCGTCCCTGACCTCTCTGACGATCTCCTCTCTTCTGTCGCCGTCCCGGATCTTTGTCGTGCACCGGCACCCTTCGCCATTACAGAAGTCCCAGACCGCGGCCAGTTCGGTCTCGATGTTCCGGCGCATATCCTGCCAGATATTCTGTTCATAGGTCCCGATGATATCGCACTTGTCACTCTGGGTGCAATAGTTGAAGGCCATCGTCCGCGCCTCGCGCCTGTCGAGGACCGAGAGGAGGAGGACGTCAGCGTCCTTCTTTTTGGCGATGGAAACCGCATGGAGTGCCCCTTTGTGACTCCACTTCGATCCGTCGATTAATACCAGAATTTTCATATCATCACCAGAAATATCGCAACCATAGGATTCCAAGGCCGACCGCCACGCTGACGATAAGAACGACCATCCCTACCTTTAGGAACTCGACAAAGCTGATATTTATGCCTTGCCGCTCGGCGATCCCGATGACGACGACGTTCGCCGAGGCACCGATCGCGGTTCCGTTGCCGCCGAGGCATGCCCCGAGAGAGAGGGCCCACCAGAGGGGGTACACGTCCATCGTCTGTCCCATGTCGGTAATCAGGGGGATGAGGGTCGCGGTCAGGGGGATGTTGTCCACGATCGCCGAGGCGAAGGCCGCAAACCAGGCGATGATAAACATCGCCTCTTCCGTCGAGTCGACGTGGCCGACGACGAATGAGGCGAGCTGCGAGATGAGACCGGTCTCCACCAGGGCACCGACCACGATGAAGAGGCCGCCGAAGAAGAAGAGGGCGGGCCACTCGATCTTCTCGAAGATCTCCTCGGGAGGCACGCGACTCCAGAAGAGGATAAACGCAGCGCCGGTCAGCGCGACGATCGCCGGTTCGAGCCCGAGTTTATCGTGGATGAAGAAGAGGAAGACCACGAGTAGGATCGTGACCACAGATTTCATGAAGAGAGATCTGTCCTTGATCGCCGCACGCTCGTCAAGGGCGTCGATGGTCCGGCTGATCCCGACCCTCTCCTCCTCGCCGATCCGCATCGACCTCCCGAAGATCAGGACGAGAAGGAGGAGGATGACGACGAAGTCGACGACCGCGATCGGTCCCATGTTGATGAGGAAGTCGTTGAAGGTGAGGCCTGCGGCAGACCCGATCATGATATTCGGCGGGTCGCCGATGAGGGTCGCGGTCCCCCCGATATTCGAGGCAAAGATCTCGGAGAGGAGGAAGGGTACAGGGTTCAGTTTCATCAGCGTCGTGATGTAGAGGAGCATGGGGGTGAGGAGGAGGACGGTCGTCACGTTGTCAAGGAAC
Proteins encoded in this window:
- a CDS encoding putative manganese-dependent inorganic diphosphatase, which codes for MNKVYVIGHRHPDTDSICSAIGYAELLNREEAGKYVPARCGEVNPETGFVLEKFGTEAPALIESVEPNVSDLPFTYPISAHADIPTIEVVAMMDEHGVRNMPIVDDNGILLGLMSEHGLARAYVTRTKIEQLAITPIKLQTLAKILSAQILVPGPDLLEGRVYMAIDALHVSLSRLSPCDVAIVGDNEPAQLALISAGIAALILADNSPVGERVINAAKTRNVAVLSTALDAFGVGKMINLSLPAGMVMATDVPRVSMADPLEYVKDVVSNSKYRTACVVENDNRLLGMISRNTFVDDIRKSVILVDHNEFSQAVDGIEKADVLEIIDHHRLGAITTLKPIKFLNDPVGSTSTIITRMFIEKGVEPTEQTAGLLLSGVLSDTLALKMSTTTPEDEKVVDYLAGIAGVDPAAYGMELVQRGIELENVPLHDLLLRDTKHYNLFEKKVVIAQVTVPSFEFSTVHADEIKEKVNALRQETGSDFFLALFTNVFENGSDLFAAAEEGHLAKLGITEQPRRLPGVMSRKKDFLPQFGNMLRDL
- a CDS encoding flavin reductase family protein, whose translation is MKRSCGARPLLYPHPVMIVCTYDADGNPDAMTAAWGGICSSNPPSVAVSIQKVRKTYENIQQQKAFTVCIPSAGHVAAADYFGIESGRHADKIATAGLTAVRSDLVDAPYVAEFPVVLECRLTGSMEVGVHTQFIGEILDVKVDESVLGPDGVPDLTKVMPFVYDSAGRAYHAVGPEIAKAFSAGLALKK
- a CDS encoding HEAT repeat domain-containing protein, which codes for MAADKQEYTPSDEENQESIEQEIADLILSLKDPNITVRWEAIGTLVDIGARAVPQICEAMKDENKFVRWGAAEALGRIGDDRGVRPLITALKDRDKDVRWKAAISLGGMQAQEAVCPLIQTLHDDDPDVRWGAATALGEIGDHRAVEYLLDALKDRRDRDGRDGAIFALGELHDPRAVAPLIDALEDRNYEIRFEAAKALGKIGDQRAERPLINRIKDENWEVRLVAAEALVRVGGQDTTDVLLPLLTDDAPDVRRTAIEILGEIGGSAAVGPLVAVLRHDENCRYEAAEALGKIGDPGAFEPLQKIYEFCDPYVRVAVLNAMSVILLKMKSKTNAGQVNGQ
- a CDS encoding universal stress protein; this encodes MKILVLIDGSKWSHKGALHAVSIAKKKDADVLLLSVLDRREARTMAFNYCTQSDKCDIIGTYEQNIWQDMRRNIETELAAVWDFCNGEGCRCTTKIRDGDRREEIVREVRDGGYSLVVMGAHGRSAKPSLGGTLSDIAGEIETPVLIVR
- a CDS encoding ArsB/NhaD family transporter; this translates as MYAELIAIAVFLFTYALIIDERIHRAVAAMAGAAVIVFAHIVPWEKIPEYLDLGTIFLLMGMMIIVNTTRKSGLFEYIAIRTAKLAKGSPIRVLILFSLVTAVVSAFLDNVTTVLLLTPMLLYITTLMKLNPVPFLLSEIFASNIGGTATLIGDPPNIMIGSAAGLTFNDFLINMGPIAVVDFVVILLLLVLIFGRSMRIGEEERVGISRTIDALDERAAIKDRSLFMKSVVTILLVVFLFFIHDKLGLEPAIVALTGAAFILFWSRVPPEEIFEKIEWPALFFFGGLFIVVGALVETGLISQLASFVVGHVDSTEEAMFIIAWFAAFASAIVDNIPLTATLIPLITDMGQTMDVYPLWWALSLGACLGGNGTAIGASANVVVIGIAERQGINISFVEFLKVGMVVLIVSVAVGLGILWLRYFW